One Puniceicoccus vermicola genomic region harbors:
- the purM gene encoding phosphoribosylformylglycinamidine cyclo-ligase has translation MAKTDYKSSGVDIDAGNEAVNRIGPLVKTTFGPEVLTGLGSFGSMVELGPTLKNYTNPVLIQSIDGVGTKVSVAKMAGKYYNLGIDVVSATTNDILVHGASPVTFLDYIANEKLDPAVVEEIVSGMVENCRENGIALVGGETAEMPSTYLAGEHDIVGCVTGLVDKDKIINGADISVGDAVIALPSSGLHTNGFSLARKVFFEVAKMTTETYVDELGETVGDALLRPHLNYRKPIDAWIAGGVKIKGLSHITGGGFLENIPRILPEGTSVEVEKGTWPGLPVFSVIADAGEVEEMEMFRTFNMGIGLVAVVPEAEAEKALETIRSIGGSAYRIGSVIEGDRKVLLK, from the coding sequence ATGGCCAAAACCGACTACAAATCCTCCGGCGTCGACATCGACGCTGGGAACGAAGCTGTTAACCGCATTGGACCCCTCGTTAAGACCACCTTCGGTCCCGAAGTCCTGACCGGTCTCGGTTCCTTCGGCTCGATGGTCGAGCTCGGGCCGACGCTGAAAAATTACACGAATCCGGTCCTCATTCAGAGTATCGACGGCGTGGGCACGAAAGTCTCCGTGGCCAAGATGGCCGGTAAGTATTACAACCTCGGGATCGATGTTGTCAGCGCCACGACCAACGACATTCTCGTCCACGGAGCGTCTCCAGTGACCTTCCTCGACTACATTGCCAACGAAAAGCTCGATCCGGCAGTCGTCGAAGAGATCGTATCCGGGATGGTGGAAAACTGCCGCGAGAATGGCATCGCCCTGGTCGGTGGGGAAACGGCAGAAATGCCTTCCACCTACCTCGCCGGAGAGCACGACATTGTCGGCTGCGTGACCGGACTCGTCGACAAGGATAAGATCATCAACGGGGCGGACATCTCTGTTGGCGACGCGGTGATCGCCCTGCCCTCTTCGGGGCTTCACACCAACGGTTTTTCGCTGGCTCGCAAAGTGTTCTTCGAGGTCGCCAAAATGACCACGGAAACCTATGTAGACGAGCTGGGTGAAACGGTCGGCGACGCCCTCCTCCGCCCTCACCTGAATTACCGCAAGCCCATCGACGCTTGGATCGCTGGAGGCGTGAAGATCAAGGGTCTCTCCCACATCACTGGAGGTGGCTTCCTGGAAAATATTCCGAGAATCCTCCCCGAAGGAACTTCCGTCGAAGTGGAAAAAGGCACTTGGCCCGGTCTTCCCGTTTTCTCCGTTATTGCCGATGCCGGTGAAGTCGAAGAGATGGAAATGTTCCGCACCTTCAATATGGGAATCGGCCTCGTGGCCGTCGTGCCGGAAGCAGAAGCCGAGAAGGCCCTCGAAACGATTCGAAGCATCGGCGGCAGTGCCTACCGCATCGGATCCGTCATCGAAGGTGACCGAAAAGTTCTTTTAAAATGA
- a CDS encoding BamA/OMP85 family outer membrane protein, translating into MSARNPVRIILRRRIWFFWIGLLLAACPVVAQENIKVKGMGLFSDMRLKSRLSFLHGFSKKEVVELDAALLEDSAFILLEQVKLTGHLRPNVVGRMKTSEGEVSYTWTHPYTVVLPANFEAESVVYQIQPRVLYFYDNVDVKGVEVIPEDEVRRYFIPTGTLFVQKSDRAFTPNNLNDRIGRLLNQLNSLGHQDARVTNREVKMNDKTGAVQVTLEIDEGPLYKVKSYEEIIYQDDKVVEKSTHTLEDTVDNLDWLRDVRQGLSNAAYRKGFPDVKVTSEITEEGQENDGVVERDYLFKVELGEKATIRNIVFTGDPDVKDTILRRQTDLQSGELLNFLQVSEGRRKLMALGVFDEVNLSLSAPDESGQRDVIYEITPGLREQLSLLAGWGSYELARVGVHWQLNNPFHRAHRIDLEAKQSFKATSVRGTYSIPQIFGTDVTAFSQGGYLYRQEISFDREVAGISVGGTVNPDFLNGLTTGLEYGFESQRSIRFGNQSFDSRDNAIVASIKGQATLDRLDNALFPTRGYQIAGTSKTASDFLGGNVDFEKVELGAAYHHPLTDALIFHVALRYGGIFSWKEDSENIPFSERFFLGGENSVRGYKYGEAAPIDSQGELIGGQTYILGNIELEQRVVGNFALVVFYDATTISANSMVIEDGVYLDSIGAGINYQTFVGPVRLEYGYNLHRRPTDPAGTLLFSFGFPF; encoded by the coding sequence TTGAGCGCTAGGAATCCAGTTCGAATTATCCTACGACGACGGATCTGGTTCTTCTGGATCGGACTGCTTTTGGCTGCTTGTCCGGTTGTCGCTCAAGAGAATATTAAAGTGAAAGGAATGGGCCTCTTTTCCGACATGCGGTTGAAGAGTCGACTTTCATTTCTCCATGGATTTTCGAAAAAAGAGGTTGTGGAGCTCGATGCGGCGCTTCTGGAGGACTCCGCCTTCATTCTCCTTGAGCAGGTAAAATTAACCGGCCACTTGCGCCCAAATGTCGTCGGCCGGATGAAAACTTCGGAGGGAGAAGTTTCCTACACCTGGACTCACCCCTACACGGTCGTTCTCCCGGCTAATTTCGAAGCCGAGAGTGTGGTTTACCAGATCCAGCCGCGGGTTCTCTATTTTTACGACAATGTTGATGTAAAGGGAGTCGAAGTCATTCCAGAAGACGAAGTCCGTCGTTATTTTATACCCACGGGGACACTGTTCGTTCAAAAAAGCGACCGTGCTTTTACGCCCAATAATCTCAACGACCGGATTGGGCGCTTGTTGAATCAGTTGAATAGTCTCGGACACCAGGATGCCCGTGTCACGAACCGAGAGGTGAAAATGAATGACAAGACGGGCGCGGTTCAGGTCACCCTGGAGATCGACGAAGGTCCGTTGTATAAGGTCAAGTCCTACGAAGAGATTATTTATCAGGATGATAAGGTCGTTGAAAAATCGACCCATACTCTGGAGGATACAGTCGATAATCTGGACTGGCTGAGAGACGTTCGCCAAGGCCTCTCCAACGCGGCCTATCGTAAAGGATTTCCGGATGTCAAAGTCACCTCCGAAATTACCGAAGAAGGGCAGGAAAACGATGGGGTTGTTGAACGGGACTATCTTTTCAAAGTCGAACTAGGGGAGAAAGCCACAATTCGAAATATCGTCTTCACTGGCGATCCCGACGTAAAGGACACTATTCTTCGAAGACAAACGGATCTTCAAAGCGGAGAGTTGTTGAACTTTCTTCAAGTATCGGAAGGGCGTCGAAAATTGATGGCCCTCGGTGTCTTCGACGAAGTGAACCTGAGTTTGAGTGCACCGGACGAATCGGGTCAGCGGGATGTGATCTATGAAATAACCCCCGGTCTTCGGGAGCAGCTGAGTCTTCTCGCCGGCTGGGGGAGTTACGAGTTGGCGAGAGTTGGAGTTCATTGGCAGTTGAACAATCCATTCCATCGAGCACACCGAATCGATCTCGAAGCAAAGCAAAGTTTTAAGGCAACCTCGGTTCGAGGGACCTACAGTATCCCGCAAATCTTCGGAACCGATGTGACCGCTTTCAGTCAAGGAGGCTACCTCTACCGCCAGGAAATTTCCTTTGACCGTGAAGTGGCCGGAATCTCCGTGGGGGGGACGGTCAATCCCGACTTTCTCAACGGCTTGACCACCGGTTTGGAGTACGGCTTTGAAAGCCAGCGTTCAATTCGTTTCGGGAACCAATCCTTCGATTCCCGAGACAATGCCATCGTTGCCAGCATCAAGGGCCAAGCCACCCTGGATCGATTGGACAATGCTCTCTTTCCCACGCGCGGTTACCAGATAGCTGGGACATCCAAGACTGCCAGTGATTTCCTCGGCGGTAACGTCGATTTTGAAAAAGTGGAACTCGGAGCGGCCTACCATCATCCCTTGACCGATGCTCTGATTTTCCATGTCGCCCTCCGATACGGAGGCATCTTTTCCTGGAAAGAGGATTCTGAGAACATCCCTTTCTCGGAACGCTTTTTCCTCGGAGGGGAGAACTCGGTCCGTGGATATAAATACGGGGAAGCCGCCCCCATTGATTCCCAAGGGGAGCTGATCGGAGGCCAGACCTACATCCTTGGAAATATCGAATTGGAGCAGCGAGTAGTCGGGAATTTTGCCCTCGTGGTTTTCTACGACGCAACGACGATTTCCGCCAACAGCATGGTGATCGAAGACGGCGTCTACCTCGACTCGATTGGTGCAGGGATCAATTACCAGACCTTCGTCGGGCCCGTGCGTTTGGAATACGGATACAACCTGCACCGCCGCCCAACCGATCCCGCAGGAACTCTGCTGTTCTCTTTCGGGTTTCCGTTTTGA
- a CDS encoding phosphoribosylaminoimidazolesuccinocarboxamide synthase produces the protein MRFSELDSHISRLLRDVLEESNASVPKKVGKVRDIYTGKDRIALVSTDRLSAFDRSITTIPLKGRILNLLSAWWFSETRHIIDNHLIDIPHPNVLIAKSCKTVPVEFVVRGYMTGSTSTSLWTHYKKGVRKYCGNEIPEGLRKNDKLPEPILTPTTKDDEHDEPLSGAEAVSRGLLTEQVWEQASAAALALFKFGSKVAEDAGYILADTKYEMGIDESGNLILIDEIHTPDSSRFWKAASLPGRISRGEEPESADKEFLRLWYADRCDPYKDENLPEAPKELRLELTQRYFGIYSALTGGKEIPYDWEEDTQKAIAEAVARGLRE, from the coding sequence ATGCGTTTCTCGGAACTTGATTCTCACATTTCCCGTCTCTTGCGCGACGTCTTGGAGGAGTCGAACGCCTCCGTCCCCAAGAAGGTTGGGAAAGTACGAGACATTTATACCGGAAAGGATCGAATTGCCCTCGTATCCACGGACCGGCTCAGTGCATTCGATCGCTCGATCACCACGATCCCACTTAAGGGCCGTATTCTCAACTTGTTGAGCGCTTGGTGGTTTTCGGAGACCCGACACATCATCGACAACCATTTGATCGATATCCCCCACCCAAACGTTCTGATCGCGAAAAGCTGCAAGACCGTGCCAGTGGAGTTTGTCGTTCGGGGCTATATGACGGGATCGACCTCGACCTCCCTCTGGACCCATTACAAAAAAGGGGTACGCAAGTACTGCGGGAACGAGATTCCCGAAGGGCTCCGCAAGAACGACAAGCTCCCTGAACCTATTCTCACTCCGACAACCAAGGATGATGAGCACGACGAACCGCTCTCCGGAGCGGAAGCCGTATCTCGTGGCCTCTTGACCGAACAGGTCTGGGAACAAGCCTCGGCGGCGGCGCTCGCCCTTTTCAAATTCGGCTCAAAAGTGGCCGAAGACGCCGGTTACATTCTCGCTGATACCAAGTATGAAATGGGAATCGACGAGAGCGGAAATCTCATCCTCATTGACGAAATTCACACTCCCGATTCCAGCCGTTTCTGGAAAGCCGCCTCTCTCCCCGGACGCATCTCTCGCGGCGAAGAACCTGAAAGTGCGGATAAAGAATTTCTCCGTCTCTGGTACGCCGATCGCTGTGACCCCTACAAGGACGAAAATCTTCCCGAAGCCCCGAAAGAGTTGCGTCTAGAACTGACCCAGCGCTATTTCGGCATCTACTCGGCGCTGACCGGAGGGAAAGAGATCCCCTACGACTGGGAGGAAGATACGCAGAAGGCGATCGCGGAAGCCGTAGCCCGCGGCCTACGCGAGTAA
- a CDS encoding thioredoxin-like domain-containing protein, translated as MKTILNSLLILSAVASSALAGTLQDRLSPDLVKLQGDELVDAPNALEGKDIIAVYYSAHWCPPCRQFTPGFSEWYDEASEKYPNFQLVFMSSDRSADAMKEYMEWGSMNFPAVKFDERRASGLGQYAARGNPYLVVLDADGNQLLGKPEGESWQSPAITLQDLQKLLEES; from the coding sequence ATGAAAACTATTCTGAATTCTCTTCTGATTCTCAGTGCTGTGGCTTCTTCGGCCTTGGCCGGAACCCTTCAAGATCGGCTGTCTCCAGATTTGGTGAAGCTTCAGGGCGATGAGCTTGTAGATGCGCCTAACGCTTTGGAGGGGAAGGACATCATCGCCGTCTATTACTCGGCTCACTGGTGCCCTCCCTGTCGTCAATTTACACCGGGCTTCTCAGAATGGTATGACGAAGCTTCTGAAAAGTACCCGAACTTCCAACTGGTTTTCATGAGCAGCGATCGATCCGCCGATGCAATGAAGGAATACATGGAATGGGGATCGATGAACTTCCCCGCTGTTAAATTTGATGAGCGTCGGGCTTCCGGACTCGGACAATACGCCGCTCGTGGCAACCCTTACCTAGTCGTTCTTGACGCTGACGGGAACCAGCTTCTCGGCAAGCCAGAGGGTGAATCTTGGCAAAGCCCAGCCATTACGCTTCAGGACCTCCAGAAGCTTCTCGAAGAATCTTGA
- the purL gene encoding phosphoribosylformylglycinamidine synthase subunit PurL encodes MTLRPGSPDLDEMTRANSTPITLDFSNIDEDAIRGLIKEHNLALTPDEALQIQNRILKRPPTLAECVLWSIQGSEHCSYKSSRTHLKQFVTDGPNVILGPSEDAGIVEIARDKDGVRYGLAASHESHNHPSQVVPYEGAATGVGGNVRDVCCMGAKVVAVGDGLRFGDIKLPKSKWIQEGVVAGIAGYGNPLGIPNLCGDVYFDPGYNDNCLVTVMTLGAISEKAILHSYAPKNADGYDLILVGKPTDNSGFGGASFASGELDEKEKEKNKGAVQEPNAFLERHLLKATYALHKILIERGDIDRVGFKDLGAGGIACASVEIADSAGYGAEVEVEKVHVGMEGLPPHVILCSETQERFMWAVPHDLTDLILEHYNSTFALPEVSNGAKASVVGRIREDGLYRVTWHGETLVEAKASEVTKGIVYDREYVLPTPKDPPIPEPSVAIEDLGKDLLSLLAHPNISSRKPIFESYDKQVQGATQVEAGRGDAGVFRPFVDPEWPEEIRETGAVISLDQNPRHNRSDSERGAAWAVVESYRNVSATGGRPVAFTDCLCYGNPEKPEQMGDFVAGMRGVAETAKSFHLTEHPDSPIPIIGGNVSLYNESQGQPIPPSPMIACLGRMPDASKAVPFGFQSTGNRVYHVGEFCDTLAGSLFLEQKGLESPRIPAPELKEIETTAQTIVQAIEAGQITACHDVSDGGLLVALAECSIANRIGFSLSRADLIDNAAALFGEFGGYVAEVSEDQAEAFEQLCAERKVPLTKLGMTGGERFQLGTSLDLSVSEISETWENGLRIELDS; translated from the coding sequence TTGACTCTGCGACCCGGAAGCCCTGATCTGGACGAAATGACCCGGGCCAACAGCACGCCGATCACCCTCGACTTTTCGAACATCGATGAGGACGCCATTCGCGGACTCATCAAGGAGCACAACCTTGCCCTCACGCCAGATGAGGCCCTCCAGATCCAGAATCGGATTCTGAAGCGCCCTCCCACCCTGGCCGAGTGCGTGCTCTGGTCGATTCAGGGTTCTGAGCACTGCTCCTACAAGAGTAGTCGCACTCACTTGAAACAGTTCGTCACCGACGGGCCCAATGTCATCCTCGGGCCCTCCGAGGACGCCGGAATCGTCGAAATCGCCCGCGACAAGGATGGGGTTCGCTACGGTCTGGCTGCCAGCCATGAGTCGCACAACCACCCTTCTCAAGTCGTTCCTTATGAAGGAGCTGCCACTGGAGTTGGGGGCAATGTCCGGGATGTTTGCTGCATGGGAGCCAAAGTGGTCGCCGTTGGCGATGGACTCCGTTTTGGCGATATTAAGTTGCCCAAGAGCAAGTGGATCCAAGAAGGCGTCGTCGCCGGTATCGCCGGATACGGGAATCCTCTGGGCATCCCCAATCTCTGCGGAGACGTCTATTTTGACCCGGGCTACAACGACAACTGCCTGGTCACAGTGATGACGCTCGGAGCCATCTCCGAAAAGGCGATCCTCCACTCTTACGCCCCCAAGAATGCGGACGGCTACGATTTGATCCTCGTTGGGAAGCCTACTGACAACAGTGGTTTCGGCGGAGCGAGCTTCGCGTCCGGGGAATTGGACGAAAAGGAGAAGGAAAAGAACAAGGGCGCTGTTCAGGAACCCAATGCTTTCCTCGAGCGTCATTTGCTCAAGGCTACTTACGCCCTTCACAAGATTTTGATTGAGCGCGGCGACATCGACCGCGTTGGCTTCAAGGATCTCGGTGCTGGCGGGATCGCCTGTGCCAGCGTCGAAATCGCCGATTCGGCGGGCTATGGCGCGGAAGTCGAAGTGGAAAAAGTTCACGTCGGCATGGAAGGTCTTCCACCCCACGTCATTCTCTGTTCCGAGACGCAGGAGCGTTTCATGTGGGCCGTGCCCCACGACCTGACAGACCTGATCCTCGAACACTACAATTCCACCTTTGCCCTGCCTGAGGTTTCGAACGGGGCAAAGGCCTCTGTGGTCGGTCGGATTCGCGAAGATGGTCTTTACCGCGTCACTTGGCATGGCGAAACTCTCGTCGAAGCCAAAGCCTCGGAAGTGACCAAGGGGATCGTTTACGATCGTGAATACGTCCTTCCGACTCCAAAGGATCCACCCATTCCGGAACCTTCGGTCGCGATCGAAGATCTAGGCAAAGACCTCCTTTCTCTTCTCGCTCATCCGAATATTTCTTCCCGGAAACCGATCTTCGAATCGTACGACAAGCAAGTTCAGGGAGCGACCCAAGTCGAAGCGGGTCGTGGAGATGCGGGTGTTTTCCGTCCTTTTGTTGATCCGGAATGGCCGGAAGAGATCCGGGAAACGGGCGCCGTTATCAGTCTGGATCAAAATCCCCGCCACAACCGGAGCGATTCGGAGCGTGGTGCGGCTTGGGCCGTCGTCGAATCCTATCGCAATGTCTCGGCCACTGGAGGACGTCCCGTCGCTTTCACCGACTGCCTCTGCTACGGCAATCCCGAAAAGCCAGAGCAAATGGGAGATTTCGTTGCCGGGATGCGTGGAGTTGCCGAAACCGCAAAATCCTTCCACCTGACCGAACATCCGGATTCACCGATTCCGATTATTGGTGGGAACGTCTCCCTCTATAATGAATCGCAAGGGCAGCCGATTCCCCCGAGCCCAATGATTGCCTGCCTCGGACGGATGCCCGATGCCTCGAAGGCCGTGCCCTTTGGATTTCAATCCACCGGAAACCGCGTCTACCACGTCGGCGAATTTTGCGATACGCTGGCAGGGTCCCTCTTTCTTGAACAAAAGGGGCTCGAATCGCCAAGGATCCCAGCTCCAGAACTGAAGGAAATCGAAACCACCGCGCAGACGATCGTTCAGGCCATTGAGGCCGGGCAGATCACTGCCTGTCACGACGTTTCCGATGGAGGTCTGCTGGTCGCCTTGGCCGAGTGTTCCATCGCCAATCGGATCGGCTTCTCCCTCTCCCGGGCCGATTTAATCGACAACGCGGCCGCCCTTTTCGGTGAATTCGGCGGATACGTAGCCGAAGTTTCCGAAGACCAAGCCGAAGCCTTCGAACAACTCTGCGCGGAACGCAAGGTGCCCTTGACCAAGCTCGGGATGACCGGAGGAGAACGGTTCCAGCTCGGCACCTCCTTGGATCTCTCCGTTTCTGAAATCAGCGAGACCTGGGAAAACGGTCTTCGCATCGAACTCGACTCTTAA
- a CDS encoding REP-associated tyrosine transposase, with translation MLILLGINNEMSGPWSSCFLGVYNDSLPHWVVDCGCYAVTLRCQGSLPISTKERLREISDTLRQIDPASDEAKASHRRHFAILEQALDRAEGFCPFTDRDGARAMMEFLDLYDSEGLSFDHWIIMPNHLHLVTAPLRCSSINDFRTAWSRFKSRSARAVNRAIGREGQFWQSSWYDRWIRGPEEHQKWLTYLMENPVKAGLCRRAEDYPYRM, from the coding sequence TTGCTGATCCTCTTAGGGATCAATAATGAGATGAGCGGACCTTGGAGCTCCTGTTTTCTGGGTGTTTATAACGATAGCCTTCCGCATTGGGTGGTAGACTGCGGCTGTTATGCGGTGACTTTACGTTGCCAGGGTTCTCTTCCGATATCTACTAAAGAACGTCTCAGGGAAATCAGCGACACACTCCGACAGATTGATCCGGCCTCGGACGAGGCGAAAGCATCCCACCGCCGCCATTTCGCCATTCTCGAACAGGCGTTGGACCGGGCCGAGGGATTCTGTCCCTTCACCGACCGAGATGGGGCGAGGGCGATGATGGAATTTCTCGATCTCTATGACTCGGAGGGATTGTCGTTCGACCACTGGATCATCATGCCGAATCACCTGCATTTGGTCACAGCTCCTCTGCGATGCAGTTCGATCAATGATTTCCGCACAGCCTGGAGCCGATTCAAAAGTCGCAGCGCTCGTGCGGTGAATCGCGCCATTGGCCGGGAAGGGCAGTTCTGGCAATCCTCGTGGTATGATCGATGGATAAGGGGCCCGGAGGAACACCAAAAGTGGCTGACCTATTTGATGGAAAATCCGGTGAAAGCCGGACTCTGCCGACGAGCCGAGGATTACCCGTATCGAATGTAG
- a CDS encoding phosphatidylserine decarboxylase family protein has product MKLKNASFSFALCFSALVFSFGASAVAYHSDHDHSSWTPEIQALSDLIEENQEIYILFNRMFEEIPDEARFEKTPAGRPAPKNYQELLDDLNVAVHSGPTYNSSPQVGCPLNDALAWVMATPSGQVAFLDSRVNEALGKLLKKWGEYLTTTDSAEVLNDDPEIGWFGKSALEEMSGFQETFVCDPSQPHWGFTSWDNFFTRTLRPGVRPIAEPENSKVIVNPCESAPFRLSKSVKGQDQFWLKSQPYSLNTMFENDPMIEPFVGGTVYQAFLSATSYHRWHAPVSGKILKIKQIPGTFYAASPANDFYPATPAESMPYLSSVAARAYVFIESDDPDIGTIALLFIGMSEVSSCEFTVKEGEMVQKGQQLGMFHFGGSTFCLVLQPSVQAEFFLHGQTPSEDASNIQVRQKLVEVSGN; this is encoded by the coding sequence ATGAAACTCAAAAATGCCAGCTTCTCATTCGCTCTCTGCTTCTCGGCATTGGTCTTTTCATTTGGTGCGTCGGCAGTCGCCTACCACTCCGATCACGATCACAGTTCCTGGACTCCTGAGATTCAGGCGCTTTCGGACCTCATTGAGGAGAATCAAGAGATATACATTCTCTTCAATCGGATGTTTGAGGAAATCCCGGATGAAGCCCGATTTGAGAAGACGCCGGCTGGTCGTCCGGCTCCCAAAAACTATCAGGAGCTTCTCGATGACCTGAATGTCGCCGTTCATTCCGGCCCCACCTATAACTCTTCTCCGCAAGTCGGCTGCCCCTTGAATGATGCCCTGGCTTGGGTGATGGCTACACCTTCCGGGCAGGTCGCCTTTTTGGACAGTCGGGTTAATGAAGCGCTGGGGAAATTGCTGAAAAAGTGGGGAGAATATCTTACGACAACTGACTCTGCAGAGGTGCTTAACGACGATCCCGAAATCGGATGGTTCGGAAAGAGTGCGCTTGAGGAGATGAGTGGCTTCCAGGAAACCTTTGTTTGCGATCCTTCCCAGCCGCACTGGGGATTTACCTCGTGGGACAACTTCTTTACCCGGACCCTGCGACCGGGCGTTCGACCCATCGCAGAGCCCGAGAATTCGAAGGTCATTGTCAACCCTTGCGAATCGGCACCATTTCGTTTGTCGAAGTCCGTCAAGGGCCAGGATCAGTTCTGGCTGAAATCGCAGCCATATTCGCTGAATACGATGTTCGAGAACGATCCTATGATTGAGCCATTCGTAGGCGGAACCGTTTATCAAGCGTTTCTGAGTGCGACCAGTTACCACCGTTGGCATGCACCGGTCTCCGGAAAGATCCTCAAGATTAAACAAATTCCGGGAACCTTCTATGCGGCTTCTCCCGCAAACGACTTTTATCCGGCAACTCCCGCGGAATCCATGCCATATCTTTCGAGCGTCGCCGCTCGGGCCTATGTCTTTATCGAATCCGATGACCCCGATATTGGAACCATTGCCCTCCTATTTATCGGGATGTCCGAGGTCTCATCCTGTGAGTTTACCGTAAAGGAAGGAGAAATGGTTCAGAAGGGACAGCAGTTGGGAATGTTTCACTTCGGCGGTTCCACTTTTTGCCTAGTTCTTCAACCGAGCGTTCAGGCGGAGTTCTTCCTGCATGGACAGACCCCCAGTGAAGATGCCTCGAATATTCAGGTGAGACAAAAGCTGGTCGAAGTTTCGGGGAACTGA
- the purQ gene encoding phosphoribosylformylglycinamidine synthase I, translated as MSQDKKRVAIVQFPGSNCEAESAAAIRRNGMQPEEFLWNRDPSELADFDGFFIVGGFSYEDRSRAGVLASLDPVLETVAAQADLGKPVLGICNGAQVLVESGLVPGLKGRRPGMALAPNRRQVGDHLLGSGFFNDWCYLRSALAPERTAFTRHLKKGDRIHIPFAHAEGRFLAPPELLEELLANGQGAFQYCSSDGTVDSHFPINPNGSAASLAAVTNPAGNIMAMMPHPERTPGGDAIFSSMREAMETRATTEAAELTFQIGKEEIDNCQTSDGNEILPISLIITDTTAKSVEQGLKRMGFSVTVERRILWEIEGDNLPDNWQKEIAETGELFNSNKEFVNNSPVGDPSTTAVLRVTPRDDLRGRRILETLHHRFHLSYPQKLGYSVAWILKFESMEARQKLLPQIVSTHIFHNPVADKVCERSELPS; from the coding sequence ATGAGCCAAGACAAGAAGCGAGTCGCCATCGTTCAATTTCCGGGAAGCAACTGCGAAGCAGAATCCGCAGCGGCCATCCGGCGCAACGGAATGCAACCGGAGGAGTTTCTCTGGAATCGGGATCCATCGGAGTTGGCGGATTTCGACGGATTTTTCATCGTCGGAGGATTTTCCTACGAAGACCGATCGCGTGCGGGCGTTCTTGCTTCCCTTGATCCGGTTCTTGAAACCGTAGCGGCCCAAGCCGACCTCGGGAAGCCGGTTCTGGGAATTTGCAATGGCGCCCAAGTTCTGGTCGAGAGTGGTCTCGTGCCGGGGCTCAAAGGTCGTCGCCCCGGTATGGCGCTCGCACCGAACCGCCGCCAGGTGGGCGACCACCTCCTCGGATCCGGTTTTTTCAACGATTGGTGCTACCTTCGCAGCGCCCTCGCTCCTGAGCGGACCGCTTTCACTCGCCATCTCAAGAAAGGCGACCGAATCCATATTCCTTTCGCCCACGCCGAAGGACGTTTTCTGGCCCCGCCAGAACTCCTTGAAGAGCTTCTCGCCAACGGTCAGGGAGCCTTCCAGTATTGCAGTTCGGACGGCACCGTAGATTCACACTTTCCCATTAATCCAAACGGATCTGCAGCAAGCCTGGCAGCCGTGACGAATCCGGCCGGAAACATCATGGCCATGATGCCCCACCCGGAACGGACGCCCGGCGGAGATGCCATCTTCTCCTCAATGCGGGAAGCCATGGAAACCCGTGCGACTACAGAAGCTGCAGAATTGACCTTTCAAATCGGGAAGGAAGAGATCGACAATTGCCAGACCAGCGACGGCAACGAGATTCTCCCGATTTCTCTGATTATCACCGATACCACCGCGAAATCCGTCGAGCAGGGATTAAAGCGCATGGGATTTTCGGTCACGGTCGAGAGACGTATTCTCTGGGAGATCGAAGGCGACAACCTCCCCGATAATTGGCAGAAGGAAATCGCCGAGACTGGTGAGCTGTTCAACAGCAACAAGGAGTTTGTAAACAATAGTCCGGTGGGTGATCCTTCGACCACGGCCGTTCTCCGGGTCACTCCCCGGGATGATCTGCGCGGCCGTCGCATTCTGGAGACTCTTCACCACCGTTTCCACTTATCCTATCCTCAAAAGTTGGGGTATTCTGTGGCTTGGATTTTGAAGTTTGAATCGATGGAAGCCCGGCAAAAACTGTTGCCACAGATCGTTTCGACCCACATCTTCCACAATCCGGTGGCCGACAAGGTCTGCGAGCGCTCTGAACTTCCCAGCTGA